In Persicimonas caeni, a single window of DNA contains:
- a CDS encoding transposase has product MGHPLRQQEKDAIYEIVNRTQHQFHGLSPDADEVVNKIILGLLAKYAWIYGVEIFAFCFMSNHFHILARCKSLQLHLFMRDFQSQLARKMNALRGRTGTFWERRYTATKVLDDDAMIDRLRYTLCNPCESDLVSHPKKWPGLCSWQIHDNGEPLVGEVVDRETYWREKRKKKNEDKTEAELIEMATVRYPLELAKLPKWEDMDDEAYHQKMREECHKHAGELAKKRCRPCLGRKKVLAQKWSSRPRNPKKAPRPLCHGGDLQQREEYRQQRWDVTDDYRKAVGKWRKGKTPVNRIEFPEGTIPPGHQFCYGRKGEFNMTVPQLRS; this is encoded by the coding sequence ATGGGACACCCGCTCAGGCAGCAAGAGAAAGACGCGATCTACGAGATTGTGAACCGCACCCAGCACCAATTCCACGGGCTCTCGCCCGACGCCGACGAGGTCGTCAACAAGATCATCCTGGGGCTTCTGGCCAAATATGCCTGGATCTACGGGGTCGAGATCTTTGCGTTTTGCTTCATGTCCAACCACTTCCACATCCTGGCGCGCTGTAAATCGCTGCAACTTCACCTGTTCATGCGCGACTTCCAGAGCCAGCTCGCCCGCAAAATGAACGCGCTTCGCGGCCGCACAGGCACCTTCTGGGAGCGCCGTTACACCGCCACCAAGGTGCTCGACGACGACGCGATGATCGATCGGCTTCGCTATACCTTGTGTAATCCCTGTGAGTCGGACCTGGTGAGCCATCCGAAGAAATGGCCGGGGCTGTGCTCCTGGCAGATCCACGACAACGGTGAGCCACTGGTGGGCGAGGTGGTCGACCGTGAGACGTACTGGCGCGAGAAGCGAAAGAAGAAGAACGAGGACAAGACCGAGGCAGAACTCATCGAGATGGCCACGGTGCGCTACCCGCTGGAGCTGGCCAAGCTGCCGAAGTGGGAGGACATGGACGACGAGGCCTACCACCAGAAGATGCGAGAAGAGTGCCACAAGCACGCCGGCGAGCTGGCCAAGAAGCGCTGTCGACCGTGCCTGGGAAGAAAGAAGGTGCTCGCTCAAAAGTGGTCGAGCCGCCCCAGAAACCCGAAGAAGGCGCCGCGCCCGCTGTGCCACGGCGGTGACCTCCAGCAGCGCGAGGAGTATCGCCAGCAGCGCTGGGACGTGACCGACGACTACCGAAAAGCAGTCGGAAAGTGGCGCAAAGGCAAGACCCCGGTCAACCGCATCGAATTCCCCGAAGGCACGATCCCGCCCGGCCATCAGTTTTGCTACGGTCGCAAAGGTGAGTTCAACATGACCGTGCCGCAACTGCGGTCCTGA
- a CDS encoding acyl-CoA reductase: protein MNDLRQFIDRLFGEFDRTVEAVVADGWPEPMVRAGFELHRQTWDVDALEAAIRAELAGFGGVAALDDFVEDAAGRRLKLERPANIVHIWPALPGAGLTPVLFGASLGVPQGIRPSSRGRHFAEHVASIWPDDVAPLRLLVSDDEWRAAEVVVVSGSDQTVAEVRRQVRGARVIGYGHRVSFAVVVDGSEVELGETAAAVATDALMWNQTGCFSARGVMFCGSEERLEVFGELLGDAITAEEKRLGAGGFGAGELAARVQARGVAEFTSEIWGDSIGWAQRVDGPFNGERVAANVVTLHRVESLAELPQAVVVPRGQLQGAALAAPATVRDEWAEALAQLGVTRICRPGELQAPPAGWLHDGQPNVLGWLRIVTC from the coding sequence ATGAATGATCTCCGACAGTTCATCGACAGACTCTTCGGTGAATTCGACCGGACGGTCGAAGCGGTGGTAGCCGACGGGTGGCCCGAACCGATGGTGCGCGCCGGGTTCGAGCTACATCGCCAGACGTGGGACGTCGATGCGCTCGAGGCGGCCATTCGAGCCGAGCTGGCAGGATTTGGCGGGGTCGCTGCGCTCGACGATTTTGTCGAGGATGCGGCTGGAAGACGACTCAAGCTAGAGCGGCCCGCGAACATCGTGCATATATGGCCGGCGCTGCCGGGCGCAGGACTGACGCCTGTCTTATTTGGTGCGAGTTTGGGCGTGCCGCAGGGCATTCGCCCGTCGAGCCGCGGTCGGCACTTCGCCGAGCACGTGGCCAGTATCTGGCCCGATGACGTCGCGCCACTGCGGCTGTTGGTGTCCGACGATGAGTGGAGAGCTGCCGAGGTTGTTGTTGTGAGCGGCAGCGACCAAACCGTCGCTGAGGTGCGCCGTCAGGTACGCGGCGCGCGGGTTATTGGCTACGGGCATCGGGTCAGCTTTGCGGTCGTTGTCGACGGCTCAGAGGTCGAGTTGGGTGAGACCGCGGCAGCGGTTGCCACAGACGCGCTCATGTGGAACCAGACGGGCTGTTTTTCAGCGCGCGGAGTGATGTTTTGCGGCTCCGAGGAGCGCCTAGAAGTGTTCGGAGAGTTGTTGGGCGACGCGATTACCGCCGAAGAGAAGCGCCTGGGCGCAGGTGGGTTTGGGGCCGGAGAGTTGGCGGCACGGGTGCAAGCTAGGGGCGTCGCCGAGTTCACCTCGGAGATTTGGGGCGATTCAATCGGTTGGGCGCAGCGTGTGGACGGGCCGTTCAACGGCGAGCGCGTGGCCGCGAACGTGGTCACCTTACATCGCGTCGAGTCGCTCGCGGAGCTGCCGCAGGCCGTAGTTGTACCGCGCGGGCAACTGCAGGGCGCCGCACTCGCCGCACCGGCGACGGTACGCGACGAGTGGGCCGAAGCGTTGGCCCAGCTTGGTGTCACCCGCATATGTCGGCCAGGCGAGCTGCAGGCGCCGCCTGCCGGCTGGTTGCACGACGGGCAGCCGAATGTTCTCGGATGGTTGCGCATCGTGACGTGCTGA
- a CDS encoding LuxE/PaaK family acyltransferase, with translation MSHNEAKYQIIDAIDVWNPIDGPLEWSDETFTQLAREIFRTQFEGNIPYRSFCEKRGVEPGSIRSYRDIPAVPTDVFKHVRLTTADEPVRTFRTSGTTLGERGEHHFGTLEVYKASLFGPFERFCVPDADEIRMLVVAPSGSDLPDSSLSFMLDELLERFGDAQSGYFVHKTDDGSLEMAFDALVEALDEAERDGVVTMLLGTAFGFAEFFDATDKAWQLADGSRVMETGGFKGKTREISRDELYEMFETRLGVPQVRCVSEYSMTELSSQAYSDDLFKNLQHGVRHRVGGANHGVRHRVGVLQTPPWARVEIVDPLSFEPIEEPRTEGLIRWYDLANTESVIVVQTSDLGVLVEGGGFLLHGRAPQAQLRGCSLTIEEIVSANE, from the coding sequence ATGAGCCACAACGAAGCAAAATACCAAATCATCGACGCCATTGATGTTTGGAACCCCATCGATGGTCCGCTCGAGTGGTCCGACGAGACGTTTACGCAGCTCGCCCGGGAGATTTTCCGAACTCAATTCGAAGGCAATATCCCGTACCGAAGCTTTTGCGAAAAGCGTGGTGTCGAGCCGGGTTCAATTCGAAGCTACCGGGATATCCCGGCGGTGCCGACCGACGTCTTCAAGCACGTCAGGCTGACGACGGCCGACGAGCCGGTGCGCACATTTCGCACCAGCGGGACAACCCTGGGTGAGCGTGGCGAGCATCATTTTGGGACGCTGGAGGTCTACAAGGCGTCCCTGTTCGGGCCGTTCGAGCGGTTTTGTGTGCCCGATGCCGACGAGATTCGGATGCTCGTAGTGGCGCCGTCGGGCTCGGATCTGCCCGACAGCAGTTTGTCATTCATGCTCGACGAGCTTCTGGAGCGGTTCGGCGACGCCCAGAGCGGCTATTTCGTGCACAAAACGGACGACGGCAGCTTGGAGATGGCGTTCGATGCGCTGGTCGAGGCGCTCGACGAGGCCGAACGAGACGGCGTGGTGACGATGTTGTTGGGCACGGCGTTCGGGTTCGCCGAGTTTTTCGACGCGACCGACAAGGCGTGGCAGCTCGCGGATGGTTCGCGCGTCATGGAGACGGGCGGATTCAAGGGGAAGACGCGCGAGATTTCGCGCGACGAGCTCTACGAGATGTTCGAGACGCGCCTGGGCGTTCCGCAAGTGCGCTGTGTGAGCGAGTACAGCATGACGGAATTGTCGAGCCAAGCTTACTCCGACGACCTTTTCAAAAATCTGCAACACGGTGTCAGACACCGTGTTGGAGGCGCAAATCATGGTGTCAGACACCGTGTTGGCGTGCTCCAAACCCCCCCATGGGCGCGTGTCGAGATCGTCGACCCGCTGAGCTTCGAGCCCATTGAAGAGCCACGTACCGAGGGCCTGATTCGCTGGTACGACCTCGCCAATACGGAGAGCGTCATCGTCGTGCAGACGAGCGATCTAGGCGTACTCGTCGAAGGCGGCGGCTTTCTGTTGCACGGCCGCGCCCCGCAGGCTCAGCTTCGAGGCTGCAGCCTCACCATTGAAGAAATCGTTTCTGCGAATGAATGA
- the rlmD gene encoding 23S rRNA (uracil(1939)-C(5))-methyltransferase RlmD, with the protein MTQQRPHLPHSPRHGETFELEIDGLSLKGLGTAAFPCVVGPQEESKDYTMQVRKAVPGDRVRVSVERRKKRTITARIDEILEPSPMRIEPRCKHFGRREVRGEGCGGCTLQLMSYRHQLANKERIIKGLMQGRGVDPGHVMPIIGQDEPWYYRNKMEFSFGDTADREFALGLYPKGYRYEVLNLDECYLQSEFVSEFLPKVRQWAIERGLAPYQGNKDEGFLRTLTIREGKRTGERMIELTTTHDETALCDGKEMAAADIAQMFCGFVVFACEQMGESVSSLYWTQHRAVRGEPTRFIEHHLYGSPVLVEQMHLPDDQVLSFEIHPRAFFQPNTLQAEVLYAQVLEKTGLRDAERGKARVLDLYCGTGTIGLCMAPYAKHVVGIELQPDAVDNARQNAGQNGIDNVTFFAGDVGDVLSQDDFKKAAGAVDIVVVDPPRAGLLPEAREQLKQIDAPRLVYVSCNPKALARDLAELCEFGYTIETIQPVDMFPHTYHVENVALLEKA; encoded by the coding sequence ATGACTCAGCAACGCCCCCATTTGCCCCATAGCCCGCGCCACGGCGAGACCTTCGAACTCGAGATCGACGGTCTGTCGCTCAAAGGGCTCGGCACGGCTGCGTTTCCGTGTGTCGTCGGCCCTCAAGAGGAGTCGAAGGACTACACCATGCAGGTGCGCAAGGCCGTGCCCGGCGACCGGGTGCGTGTGTCGGTCGAACGGCGTAAAAAGCGCACGATCACCGCGCGGATCGACGAGATTCTGGAGCCGTCGCCGATGCGCATCGAGCCGCGCTGCAAGCATTTCGGCCGACGTGAGGTTCGCGGGGAGGGGTGCGGCGGTTGCACCTTGCAGTTGATGTCGTACCGCCACCAATTGGCCAACAAAGAGCGCATCATCAAGGGGTTGATGCAGGGGCGCGGTGTCGACCCCGGCCACGTCATGCCCATCATCGGCCAAGACGAGCCGTGGTACTACCGAAACAAGATGGAGTTTAGCTTCGGGGACACCGCCGACCGCGAGTTCGCGCTGGGGCTGTATCCGAAGGGCTATCGCTACGAGGTCTTGAACCTCGACGAGTGCTATCTGCAGTCGGAATTCGTCTCCGAGTTTCTGCCCAAGGTTCGACAGTGGGCCATCGAACGCGGCCTCGCGCCGTATCAGGGCAACAAGGACGAGGGCTTTTTGCGCACGCTGACCATTCGCGAGGGAAAGCGAACCGGCGAGCGTATGATCGAGCTGACGACGACCCACGACGAGACGGCGTTATGCGACGGAAAAGAGATGGCCGCTGCAGATATCGCCCAGATGTTTTGCGGCTTCGTCGTCTTTGCGTGCGAGCAGATGGGAGAGTCGGTCAGCTCGCTGTACTGGACGCAGCACCGCGCCGTGCGCGGCGAGCCGACGCGCTTCATCGAGCATCACCTGTACGGAAGCCCCGTGCTCGTCGAGCAGATGCATTTGCCGGATGACCAGGTGCTGTCATTCGAGATTCACCCGCGCGCCTTCTTCCAGCCGAACACGCTGCAGGCCGAGGTGCTCTATGCACAGGTCCTCGAGAAGACGGGACTGCGAGATGCTGAGCGCGGCAAGGCGCGAGTGCTCGATCTGTACTGTGGCACCGGAACCATCGGGCTGTGCATGGCCCCGTACGCCAAGCATGTGGTGGGCATCGAGCTGCAGCCGGACGCGGTCGACAACGCGCGGCAAAACGCCGGGCAAAACGGCATCGACAACGTGACCTTCTTTGCCGGCGACGTCGGTGACGTGTTGAGCCAGGACGATTTCAAGAAGGCCGCGGGAGCCGTTGATATCGTGGTGGTAGATCCGCCGCGCGCGGGTTTGTTGCCTGAGGCGCGCGAGCAACTCAAGCAGATCGACGCGCCGCGGCTCGTCTACGTGTCGTGCAATCCGAAGGCGCTCGCCCGCGACCTGGCCGAGCTGTGCGAGTTTGGTTACACGATCGAGACGATCCAGCCGGTCGACATGTTCCCGCACACGTATCACGTGGAGAACGTGGCCCTCTTGGAGAAAGCCTAG
- the recF gene encoding DNA replication/repair protein RecF (All proteins in this family for which functions are known are DNA-binding proteins that assist the filamentation of RecA onto DNA for the initiation of recombination or recombinational repair.), whose translation MLLEALRLQDFRNLEHVELEPHPRFNILAGENGQGKTNLLEAVYLLSAVKSFRPQTNADLIRFGEDGATLEARVDRGGSERIVRLEVSGRGKKIFLNDNPVRQLSDFFGTVNVVMFGPEDIAILKGSPSERRRFIDRAIFNALPAFATETQHYEDVLGQRNALLKDHSPDQSLLNVYDEQLIQYGARIIERRLKFLSHFRPIMQRTFRAIFDEAFEADIHYHMKWSDRDDLTEADLDSRLAIERVLQEGLERTRRDERMRGYTLIGPHRDDLKTTLNGRDVKTYASQGQHRAFVLAMKIAEITHLEERYHFAPILLLDDVSSELDRERNRFLFDFLRSRMEGQVFITTTHRDYILLDEDVQTYRVSSGEIEAITD comes from the coding sequence ATGCTGTTAGAAGCCCTCAGACTCCAAGACTTCCGCAACCTCGAGCATGTCGAGCTCGAGCCTCACCCGCGGTTCAACATCCTAGCCGGCGAAAACGGCCAGGGGAAAACGAACCTCCTCGAAGCGGTGTATCTGTTGAGCGCGGTGAAGAGCTTTCGGCCGCAGACCAACGCCGACCTCATCCGTTTTGGCGAAGATGGCGCCACGCTCGAGGCGAGGGTCGACCGCGGCGGCTCCGAGCGTATCGTGCGCCTGGAGGTGAGCGGCCGGGGCAAAAAGATCTTTTTGAACGACAATCCGGTGCGCCAGCTGTCGGACTTTTTCGGCACGGTCAACGTGGTGATGTTCGGCCCCGAAGACATCGCTATTCTGAAGGGGTCGCCCTCGGAGCGGCGCCGGTTCATCGACCGGGCGATCTTCAACGCGCTGCCGGCGTTTGCGACCGAAACGCAGCACTACGAGGACGTGCTCGGGCAGCGAAATGCGCTACTCAAGGACCACTCGCCCGACCAGTCGCTGCTGAATGTCTACGACGAGCAGCTCATCCAGTACGGTGCTCGGATCATCGAGCGTAGGCTCAAGTTCTTGAGCCACTTTCGACCCATCATGCAGCGCACCTTTCGAGCGATTTTCGACGAAGCGTTCGAAGCGGATATCCACTACCACATGAAGTGGTCGGACCGGGATGACCTGACCGAAGCCGACCTCGACAGTCGCCTGGCCATCGAACGGGTGTTGCAGGAGGGACTCGAGCGCACCCGGCGAGACGAGCGCATGCGCGGCTACACGCTCATCGGCCCGCACCGCGACGATTTGAAGACGACCCTCAACGGCCGCGACGTCAAGACCTACGCCAGCCAGGGCCAGCACCGAGCCTTCGTGCTCGCCATGAAGATTGCCGAGATCACCCACCTCGAGGAGCGCTATCACTTCGCGCCGATTTTGCTGCTGGACGACGTCTCCAGCGAGCTCGACCGCGAGCGCAACCGCTTTCTCTTTGACTTCTTGCGAAGCCGCATGGAAGGACAGGTGTTCATTACGACCACTCACCGCGACTACATCTTGTTGGACGAGGATGTGCAGACGTATCGCGTAAGTAGTGGAGAAATCGAGGCGATCACGGATTAA
- the dnaN gene encoding DNA polymerase III subunit beta, producing MKIRISPQALTEELYKLQGVVSQRSTLAILSNALLEAKGDRLTLHATDLDTSISTSCECEVLEEGSVTLQAKSLFDIVKNLEDDSLELETEENYWANLQSGNVACRIVGTHPDDFPQILDTSEVDLYPIGTDVLLDMIDKTLFSVSTDDARANLTGAFFRVTTEDTLLMVSTDGHRLSKIETSPEEFTPGDNTPQALRDGIIIPRKGLSELKRIIDPKGAELSFGLVENSVVFKSGPMSMSVRLIEGTFPDFTQVLPKESDQKAFVSKDMFTQSLKFVSLFASPKTHNVRLALGEGGLELYASDPDSGEGRKTIPADYAGQPVKAGYNYRYLIDVLNVLDSEQVSIEIIDTLSPTLVRDPNNDDVLFVVMPMRL from the coding sequence ATGAAAATTCGTATTTCCCCTCAGGCGCTGACCGAGGAGCTTTACAAGCTACAGGGCGTCGTCAGCCAACGCAGCACGCTCGCCATCCTGTCGAACGCGTTGCTCGAAGCCAAAGGCGACCGACTGACGCTCCACGCCACCGACCTGGATACCTCCATCTCGACGTCCTGCGAGTGTGAAGTGCTCGAGGAAGGCAGTGTGACGCTTCAGGCCAAGAGCCTGTTCGACATCGTCAAGAACCTCGAGGATGACAGTCTCGAGCTCGAGACCGAGGAGAATTACTGGGCGAACCTGCAGTCGGGCAACGTCGCCTGCCGCATCGTCGGCACGCACCCCGACGACTTCCCTCAGATCTTGGACACCAGCGAAGTCGACCTGTACCCCATTGGCACCGACGTGCTGCTGGACATGATCGACAAGACGTTGTTCAGCGTGTCGACCGACGACGCTCGCGCCAACCTGACGGGCGCTTTCTTCCGCGTCACCACCGAGGACACGTTGTTGATGGTGTCGACCGACGGTCACCGCCTGTCGAAGATCGAGACCAGCCCCGAGGAATTCACCCCCGGCGACAACACCCCGCAGGCGCTTCGCGACGGCATCATCATTCCGCGCAAAGGTCTCTCCGAGCTCAAGCGTATCATCGACCCCAAGGGCGCCGAGCTGAGCTTCGGCCTGGTCGAGAACAGCGTGGTCTTCAAATCGGGGCCGATGTCGATGTCGGTGCGCCTCATCGAGGGCACCTTCCCCGACTTCACCCAGGTGCTGCCCAAAGAGAGCGACCAGAAGGCGTTCGTCAGCAAGGACATGTTCACCCAGTCGCTCAAATTCGTGAGCCTCTTCGCCAGCCCCAAGACGCACAACGTGCGTTTGGCTCTGGGCGAGGGTGGCCTCGAGCTGTACGCCAGCGACCCCGACAGCGGTGAGGGCCGAAAGACCATCCCGGCCGACTACGCCGGCCAGCCGGTCAAAGCGGGCTACAACTACCGCTACCTGATCGACGTGCTCAACGTGCTCGACAGTGAGCAAGTCTCCATCGAGATCATCGACACGCTGTCGCCCACGCTGGTGCGCGACCCGAATAACGACGACGTGTTGTTCGTTGTCATGCCGATGCGTCTGTGA
- a CDS encoding TetR/AcrR family transcriptional regulator, with protein MSTKRLPAKERKKQILRSAIRVFARSTYHGATTKSISEEAGVTEALIYRYFGSKRALFTEAVQLTSDRLVNGLEEALDSHRDNPVKAITECFKYYVHLLEKHEDFAKMIFLVLSELDQEDIRETYLPYQERALKAIASAIDHWKDRGFVPNFVDTKTAAWLFFGTYLILALVKQTTGGIPMDTSYAIQLARAFVSGRDKD; from the coding sequence GTGTCGACCAAACGACTGCCGGCCAAAGAACGTAAGAAGCAGATCTTGCGAAGCGCCATCCGTGTCTTCGCCCGCTCGACCTATCACGGAGCGACCACCAAGAGCATCAGCGAGGAAGCCGGGGTCACCGAGGCGCTCATCTACCGCTATTTCGGTAGCAAGCGCGCCCTGTTCACCGAGGCGGTCCAGCTGACCTCCGACCGACTGGTCAACGGCCTGGAAGAAGCCCTCGACAGCCACCGCGACAATCCGGTCAAGGCGATCACCGAGTGCTTCAAGTACTATGTGCACCTGCTCGAGAAGCACGAGGATTTCGCCAAGATGATCTTTTTGGTCCTCTCCGAGCTCGACCAAGAGGATATCCGCGAGACCTACCTTCCCTATCAAGAGCGCGCGCTCAAAGCGATCGCCTCGGCCATCGACCACTGGAAGGACCGCGGCTTCGTCCCCAACTTCGTCGACACCAAGACGGCCGCGTGGCTCTTCTTCGGCACCTACCTGATTCTGGCCCTGGTCAAGCAGACGACCGGCGGTATTCCGATGGATACGTCGTATGCCATTCAGTTGGCGCGGGCGTTTGTGTCGGGGCGTGACAAGGACTGA
- a CDS encoding TetR/AcrR family transcriptional regulator, producing the protein MSTSDSDGKLSKREQRREDRRDEIKQAAIKVFSEHGYHAAKVSQIVKEVGVAQGTFYLYFEGKEQIFGEILEDFLELVVSTIAAWEPSDLDTREALGSDLKRVGLLLTDVLMENREMTGIFFRESQAVNQELQTLIREFYETLLAMLTSFNRILHERGLIAKMNFRVLSSMTIGMVERVIKEYVVHGQLEDVPAEEVVDNLVVYYLSGTTRDIE; encoded by the coding sequence ATGAGCACGAGTGACTCAGACGGAAAACTCAGCAAGCGTGAACAGCGCCGTGAGGACCGCCGCGACGAGATCAAACAGGCGGCTATCAAGGTGTTCTCCGAGCATGGCTATCACGCAGCCAAAGTCTCCCAGATTGTCAAAGAAGTCGGGGTGGCTCAGGGGACCTTCTACCTCTATTTCGAGGGGAAAGAGCAGATCTTCGGCGAGATTCTCGAGGACTTCTTGGAGCTGGTCGTCAGCACGATCGCCGCCTGGGAGCCCTCGGATCTGGACACGCGCGAGGCGCTGGGGAGCGACCTGAAGCGCGTCGGACTGTTGTTGACCGACGTGCTCATGGAAAACCGCGAGATGACGGGTATCTTTTTTCGCGAGTCCCAGGCGGTCAATCAGGAACTCCAGACGCTCATTCGCGAGTTCTACGAGACGTTGCTCGCGATGCTGACCAGCTTCAACCGGATCCTGCACGAGCGCGGGCTCATCGCAAAGATGAACTTCCGGGTGCTCAGCAGCATGACCATTGGGATGGTCGAGCGGGTCATCAAAGAATACGTGGTCCACGGCCAGCTCGAGGACGTACCGGCCGAAGAGGTCGTCGACAATCTTGTCGTCTACTATCTGTCGGGGACGACCCGAGATATCGAGTGA
- the cutA gene encoding divalent-cation tolerance protein CutA: MLRVVLCNCSPNESKELARTLIEERLAACVNILPSITSCYVWQNELCEEEEHTLLIKTTDKRYHAMKERLEELHSYDVPEIIALNTDDVLDSYARWAHEQTS, encoded by the coding sequence ATGCTACGTGTCGTGTTGTGCAACTGCAGTCCTAATGAATCGAAAGAGCTGGCGCGAACGCTCATCGAGGAGCGGCTGGCAGCCTGCGTCAATATCCTGCCGTCGATCACCAGCTGCTACGTCTGGCAGAACGAGCTGTGTGAAGAAGAGGAGCACACGCTGCTCATCAAGACGACTGACAAGCGATATCACGCCATGAAGGAGCGCCTCGAAGAGCTGCACTCCTATGACGTGCCCGAGATCATCGCGCTGAACACCGACGATGTACTCGACTCTTACGCTCGCTGGGCACATGAACAAACGAGCTGA